The Pseudalkalibacillus hwajinpoensis DNA window AAGAAACACATGAAACGGTGATCCGCTTTGCTCCACCATTAATTATCAGTGAAGATGATTTAAACTGGGCAATTGAGCAAATTACGGATGTGTTATCTGTTCAATCCTAACAACTAAAAAAGAGCCATGCTGGTTTAAAACCAGCGTGGCTCTTCCTCTGTATTAAAGTCCGATCGATACGTATTTTGTTTCAAGATATGCTTCAATTCCTTCATGTCCACCTTCGCGACCGATACCACTTTGCTTCATACCACCAAATGGTGCCTGCGCTGCAGATGGCACGCCGTCATTCCAGCCAACTATTCCGTAGTCCAGACCATTTACAACGCGGTTTCCTCTACGAACGTTTTCACTGAATACATATGCGGCAAGACCAAATGGCGTCTGGTTCGCATAGTTAATAGCTTCTTCATCAGTGGAAACTTTCTGTATAGGTGCAACCGGCCCAAATGTTTCTTCATTCATAATTAGCATACCTGGTGTAACATCTTTTATTATCGTCGGGCGATAAAAGTAAGAACCGTTCTCTTCATATCCTTCTCCGCCAAGCGCACATTCAGCTCCCTGACTAAGCGCATTTTGCACATGCTTTTCGACTTTATCGTACCCGTCTTTATCAATCATTGGCCCAATGTCTGTTCCTTCTTCAAGACCATTACCGACTTTAAGTTCTTTCGTTTTATCGATGAACTTAGTAATAAACTCATCATATATTTTCTCCTGAACGTACACCCTGTTCCCGCATATACACGTTTGTCCACCATTTCTAAACTTGGAGGCGATGACGCACTCAACTGCTTTGTCAATATCAGCATCATCAAGAACAATGATCGGAGCATGGCCACCCAGTTCAAGTGAAATGTTCTTCACAGTTTCAGCTGCCTGCTCCATTAATTTCTTGCCAACTTCCGTAGATCCAGTAAATGTGATCTTACGCACATGTGGATTACTCATTAGCTCGCCGGCAACCTCTGAAGATTTACCGGTAACAAGATTAACCACGCCTTTCGGAATGCCTGCCTCCTCACATAGTTCCACTAAGCGCACAGCTGTAAGGGGAGTTGCGGAAGGCGGCTTAACAACAAATGTACACCCTGCAGCAAGCGCCGGCGCAAGCTTCCTTGCGATCATCGCTGCCGGGAAATTCCATGGCGTAATCGCACCAACAACGCCCACAGGCTGCTTCCGTACTTCCATCATTCGTTTTTCCTTATGCGGAGGAATAGTTCGTCCATAAACGCGCTTGCCTTCTTCCGCAAACCATTCAACGAAAGAGGCAGAATACGCAACTTCTCCTTTTGACTCATGGAGTGGCTTACCCATTTCCTTCG harbors:
- a CDS encoding NAD-dependent succinate-semialdehyde dehydrogenase — encoded protein: MEKYHYINGQWTGNDLEKLEVKNPATGELVGTVPIGGKSETKKAIDAAHKAFPAWSSLTAYERSSYLKKLHSLMLEHEGELAELMTKEMGKPLHESKGEVAYSASFVEWFAEEGKRVYGRTIPPHKEKRMMEVRKQPVGVVGAITPWNFPAAMIARKLAPALAAGCTFVVKPPSATPLTAVRLVELCEEAGIPKGVVNLVTGKSSEVAGELMSNPHVRKITFTGSTEVGKKLMEQAAETVKNISLELGGHAPIIVLDDADIDKAVECVIASKFRNGGQTCICGNRVYVQEKIYDEFITKFIDKTKELKVGNGLEEGTDIGPMIDKDGYDKVEKHVQNALSQGAECALGGEGYEENGSYFYRPTIIKDVTPGMLIMNEETFGPVAPIQKVSTDEEAINYANQTPFGLAAYVFSENVRRGNRVVNGLDYGIVGWNDGVPSAAQAPFGGMKQSGIGREGGHEGIEAYLETKYVSIGL